A single window of Mycolicibacterium aurum DNA harbors:
- a CDS encoding fatty acyl-AMP ligase: protein MSRELRLEDYLDADGNIVIPAGVTLTSFLDGNVARLGESPAYRYLDFDRDRTVELSWRQLGDRLRAVGARVQQITSPGDRVAILAPQGVEYVVGFFAAIHAGAIAVPLFAPELPGHSERLDAVFSDAQPSVILTTTDAAASVRDFLRTLPRDRRPRVIAVDAVPDSVGKEFVPAALDTDGIAYLQYTSGSTRVPAGVQITHRSACTNVVQMILSVGLDWNIRSVSWLPLFHDMGLLMIMFPALVGAEITLMSPLAFVRRPYRWIRELGASDAPTFAAAPNFAFELAAQRGLPPNGEELDLSNVAGLINGSEPVSIASIDAFHAAFARYGLAPTVIKPSYGMAEATLFVSTTAAESRPTAIHLDRQQLTAGRAVRVEADHPDAVAQVSCGAVARSQWAVIVDPGTDAELPDGRVGEIWLHGDNIGQGYWGRREETELTFQNKLQSRLLHGSHAQGSSDSALWLRTGDLGVFIDGELYITGRIKDLVIVDGRNHYPQDIEATVAEASPAVRAGFVAAFSVPGDGREEVVVVAERAPGWGKADAAPIAEAIRAAVSRRHALPIKEIKLVAAGVIPRTTSGKLARRACRANYLDGTL from the coding sequence ATGAGTCGAGAGCTACGGCTCGAGGACTATCTCGATGCTGACGGCAATATCGTGATCCCGGCTGGGGTCACGCTGACCTCGTTCCTGGACGGGAACGTGGCCAGGCTTGGTGAATCGCCAGCATATCGATACCTCGACTTCGACCGCGACCGCACAGTCGAGCTGTCCTGGCGACAGCTCGGCGACCGGCTGCGCGCCGTCGGTGCCCGCGTCCAGCAGATCACCTCGCCGGGCGACCGGGTCGCGATCCTCGCCCCGCAGGGCGTCGAGTACGTCGTCGGCTTCTTCGCCGCAATCCACGCAGGCGCCATCGCCGTCCCGCTGTTCGCACCCGAGCTGCCCGGCCATTCCGAGCGCCTCGATGCCGTGTTCTCCGACGCTCAGCCGTCGGTCATCCTGACAACCACGGACGCCGCGGCGTCCGTCCGCGATTTCCTGCGCACCTTGCCCCGTGACCGGCGTCCACGCGTGATCGCGGTGGACGCGGTGCCTGACTCCGTCGGCAAGGAGTTCGTGCCCGCAGCACTGGACACCGACGGCATCGCCTATCTGCAGTACACCTCGGGATCCACCCGGGTCCCGGCGGGAGTGCAGATCACGCACCGTTCCGCCTGCACCAACGTCGTCCAGATGATCCTGTCCGTCGGCCTGGACTGGAACATCCGCAGCGTCAGCTGGCTTCCGCTGTTCCACGACATGGGCCTGCTGATGATCATGTTCCCGGCCCTGGTCGGCGCGGAGATCACGCTGATGTCGCCGCTGGCGTTCGTGCGTCGCCCCTACCGCTGGATCCGGGAGCTCGGCGCGTCCGACGCCCCCACTTTCGCCGCGGCCCCGAACTTCGCCTTCGAGCTGGCCGCTCAGCGCGGCCTCCCGCCGAACGGCGAGGAGCTCGACCTCAGCAACGTCGCAGGGCTGATCAACGGTTCGGAGCCGGTGAGCATCGCCTCGATCGACGCCTTCCACGCCGCATTCGCGCGGTACGGACTGGCGCCCACGGTGATCAAACCGTCCTACGGCATGGCGGAGGCCACCCTGTTCGTCTCCACCACCGCCGCGGAGTCCCGGCCGACCGCGATTCATCTGGACCGGCAGCAGCTCACCGCCGGCCGTGCCGTGCGCGTCGAGGCCGATCACCCGGATGCGGTGGCGCAGGTGTCCTGCGGCGCGGTGGCGCGCAGCCAGTGGGCGGTGATCGTCGATCCGGGCACCGACGCCGAGCTGCCCGACGGCCGGGTAGGGGAGATCTGGCTGCATGGCGACAACATCGGCCAGGGTTACTGGGGTCGCCGCGAGGAGACCGAGCTGACCTTCCAGAACAAGCTGCAATCCCGGCTGCTGCACGGCAGCCACGCCCAAGGCTCCAGCGACTCCGCGCTGTGGCTGCGCACCGGAGACCTCGGCGTGTTCATCGACGGCGAGCTCTACATCACCGGCAGGATCAAAGACCTCGTCATCGTCGACGGACGCAACCACTATCCGCAGGACATCGAGGCGACCGTCGCCGAAGCCTCCCCCGCGGTGCGTGCGGGATTCGTCGCCGCGTTCTCGGTGCCGGGAGACGGTCGTGAAGAGGTCGTCGTCGTCGCCGAGCGGGCGCCGGGGTGGGGTAAGGCCGATGCCGCTCCCATCGCGGAAGCGATCCGCGCGGCGGTGTCGCGCCGACACGCGCTTCCCATCAAGGAGATCAAACTTGTTGCTGCGGGCGTGATTCCGCGCACCACCAGCGGCAAACTGGCACGCCGGGCGTGCCGTGCGAACTATCTGGACGGAACTCTCTGA
- a CDS encoding alpha/beta hydrolase, with amino-acid sequence MTAMLRAGRLIAALVLTMAALSPSAWAAPVAVDEPYSVAAVWSSCSQFFSGDSPIPTAQCGTVAVPVDYAKPEGAQAQLAVIKVPASGSKIGMLVVNPGGPGASAVDTVASMGAALADTDILRHFDLVGIDPRGVGHSTPSLRCRTDAEFDAYRAEPMVDYSPAGVAHIEGVLRQFAQQCLDRMGAEFLAGVGTATAARDMDVVRAALGEERINYLGFSYGTQLGAVYAARYPDRIRAMVLDGAVDPSLDPITESLNQMAGFQRAFDNYADSCAEQAGCPLGADPARFNDRFRQLVNPLAVRPAATSDPRGLGYQDAITGTVSSLYSPRYWTYLTSGLLGLERGTDPGDLLKLADDYQQRDVLGHYKNRQDAFTAIRCVDSIYPTDPAVWADADRRARQVAPFVSYGEFTGYAPRDVCALWPVPPTPVIGAATSPGPGKVVVVSTTGDPATPYEAGVNLARQMGASLISFTGAQHTVVFNGDACVDTAVVDFLVESTPPPVDLRC; translated from the coding sequence ATGACTGCCATGTTGCGCGCCGGACGGCTGATCGCGGCGCTGGTCCTCACCATGGCCGCGCTGAGTCCTTCTGCCTGGGCGGCCCCGGTTGCGGTAGATGAGCCGTACTCCGTTGCGGCCGTGTGGAGTTCGTGCTCACAGTTCTTCTCCGGCGACTCGCCGATCCCGACTGCGCAGTGCGGGACCGTCGCCGTGCCCGTCGACTACGCGAAACCCGAAGGCGCCCAGGCCCAGTTGGCGGTCATCAAGGTGCCCGCCTCGGGATCGAAGATCGGAATGCTCGTCGTCAACCCCGGAGGACCCGGTGCCTCCGCTGTCGACACGGTGGCCTCGATGGGCGCCGCGCTGGCCGACACCGACATCCTCCGGCACTTCGACCTGGTCGGCATCGACCCGCGCGGCGTCGGGCATTCGACGCCCTCGCTGCGGTGCCGCACCGACGCGGAGTTCGACGCCTACCGGGCCGAGCCGATGGTCGACTACAGCCCCGCCGGGGTGGCCCACATCGAGGGGGTGCTGCGCCAGTTCGCGCAACAGTGCCTCGACCGGATGGGGGCGGAGTTCCTGGCAGGAGTCGGCACGGCGACGGCCGCGCGGGACATGGACGTCGTGCGCGCCGCACTCGGTGAGGAGCGCATCAACTATCTCGGCTTCTCCTACGGCACCCAACTGGGCGCCGTCTACGCGGCGCGCTACCCCGACCGCATCCGCGCGATGGTCCTCGACGGTGCCGTCGACCCCAGCCTCGACCCGATCACCGAGAGCCTCAACCAGATGGCGGGCTTCCAGCGCGCGTTCGACAACTACGCGGACTCCTGCGCCGAGCAGGCCGGCTGCCCCCTGGGTGCGGACCCGGCCCGGTTCAACGACCGCTTCCGCCAACTCGTCAATCCGCTGGCCGTCCGTCCGGCGGCCACGTCGGACCCGCGCGGCCTGGGCTACCAGGACGCGATCACCGGCACCGTCAGCAGTCTCTACTCACCGCGCTACTGGACCTACCTCACCAGTGGCCTCCTCGGGCTGGAGCGTGGTACCGATCCCGGCGACCTGCTCAAGCTCGCCGACGACTATCAGCAACGCGACGTCCTCGGTCACTACAAGAACCGCCAGGACGCGTTCACGGCGATCCGGTGCGTCGACTCCATCTACCCGACCGACCCCGCGGTGTGGGCCGACGCCGACCGGCGCGCCAGGCAGGTGGCCCCATTCGTGTCCTACGGCGAGTTCACGGGGTACGCCCCGCGCGACGTGTGTGCGCTGTGGCCCGTCCCGCCGACGCCCGTGATCGGCGCCGCCACCTCCCCGGGGCCGGGCAAGGTGGTCGTGGTGTCGACCACCGGAGACCCCGCCACGCCCTACGAGGCCGGGGTCAACCTGGCGCGGCAGATGGGTGCCAGTTTGATCAGCTTCACCGGCGCGCAGCACACTGTGGTCTTCAACGGCGACGCCTGCGTCGACACGGCCGTGGTCGACTTCCTGGTCGAGTCGACGCCACCACCCGTCGATTTACGGTGCTAG
- a CDS encoding GNAT family N-acetyltransferase, whose protein sequence is MLTISVVGESDLPELAPMLRGYCDFYRVDPPDEKLAALSRALIADPDQGLQLIARTSDGAPLGFATIYWTWQTLYAARVGVLNDLYVTPEARGTGTGRALIARCLQLCHERGAEKLVWETAPDNATAQRLYDGIGAEKSTWLTYELDA, encoded by the coding sequence ATGCTGACCATCTCGGTGGTCGGGGAGTCCGATCTGCCGGAGCTGGCGCCGATGCTGCGCGGCTACTGCGACTTCTACCGCGTCGACCCGCCCGACGAAAAGCTGGCCGCGCTGTCACGGGCGTTGATCGCCGACCCGGACCAGGGGTTGCAGTTGATCGCACGCACGTCCGATGGTGCGCCGCTCGGCTTCGCGACTATCTACTGGACGTGGCAGACCTTGTACGCCGCGCGGGTCGGCGTGCTCAACGATCTCTACGTCACGCCGGAGGCCAGGGGCACCGGCACCGGACGGGCGCTGATCGCGCGCTGCCTCCAGCTGTGCCACGAACGCGGAGCCGAGAAACTCGTCTGGGAGACCGCCCCGGACAACGCGACGGCGCAACGTCTTTACGACGGGATCGGCGCCGAGAAGTCGACCTGGCTGACCTACGAGCTCGACGCCTGA
- a CDS encoding WS/DGAT/MGAT family O-acyltransferase: MQRLSGLDASFLYLETASQPLHVCSILELDTSTVPGGYTFDHLRDGLELRIKAMPEFRERIADNRFNLDHPVWLEDNDFDVDRHLHRIGLPSPGGRNELAEICGHIASLPLDRSRPLWEMWVIENVCGTSDETARAGGRIAVLTKVHHAAVDGVTGANLMSKLCTTEAEAPAPDPVDGPGGGSDLEIAVSGAVRFATRPLNLVNVVPNTLSTVIDTVKRARTGQAMAPPFTAPKTVFNANVTGRRNIAFAQLDLDDVKTVKNHFGVKVNDVVMALVSGVLRTFLAERGQLPDNSLVAMVPVSVHERSDRPGRNQVSGMFAKLETSIEDPVERLKAIASANSVAKQHSSAIPATLLQDWTQFAAPAVFGAAMRVYASSRLSGARPVHNLVVSNVPGPQGPLYMLGCEVKAMYPLGPIFHGSGLNVTVMSLSGNLDIGIVSCPELVPDLWDLADAFDLAMKELLAAAKE, from the coding sequence ATGCAACGGCTCAGCGGACTCGACGCCAGCTTTCTGTACCTGGAGACCGCGTCCCAGCCGCTGCACGTCTGCTCGATCCTGGAGCTCGACACCTCCACCGTGCCGGGTGGGTACACCTTCGATCATCTGCGTGACGGACTGGAACTCCGGATCAAGGCGATGCCGGAATTCCGGGAACGGATCGCCGACAACCGGTTCAATCTGGATCATCCGGTGTGGTTGGAAGACAACGACTTCGACGTCGACCGTCATCTGCACCGGATCGGTCTGCCGTCTCCGGGCGGGCGCAACGAACTCGCCGAGATCTGCGGCCACATCGCGTCGTTACCGTTGGACCGCAGCAGGCCGCTGTGGGAGATGTGGGTCATCGAGAACGTGTGCGGAACCAGCGACGAGACAGCCAGGGCCGGGGGACGCATCGCGGTTCTGACCAAGGTGCATCACGCCGCCGTGGACGGCGTCACGGGTGCCAACCTGATGTCCAAACTCTGCACGACGGAGGCCGAGGCGCCTGCGCCCGATCCTGTCGACGGGCCGGGAGGCGGGAGCGACCTGGAGATCGCCGTCAGCGGCGCCGTCCGGTTCGCGACCCGGCCGCTGAACCTGGTCAACGTGGTACCCAACACCCTCTCGACCGTCATCGACACGGTCAAGCGCGCGCGAACCGGACAGGCCATGGCTCCGCCGTTCACCGCGCCCAAGACGGTGTTCAACGCCAACGTGACCGGCCGCCGCAACATCGCCTTCGCCCAACTCGACCTCGACGACGTCAAGACCGTGAAGAACCACTTCGGCGTCAAGGTCAACGACGTGGTGATGGCCCTTGTCTCGGGGGTGCTGCGCACGTTTCTGGCCGAGCGCGGCCAGCTGCCGGACAACTCGCTGGTGGCGATGGTGCCGGTCTCGGTGCACGAGAGATCCGATCGCCCCGGCCGGAACCAGGTCTCGGGGATGTTCGCCAAACTGGAGACCAGCATCGAGGATCCGGTGGAACGTCTCAAAGCCATTGCGTCCGCGAATTCAGTTGCCAAGCAACATAGTTCGGCGATCCCGGCGACACTGCTACAGGACTGGACGCAGTTCGCCGCGCCCGCGGTGTTTGGTGCGGCGATGCGGGTGTATGCGAGCAGCAGGCTCAGCGGCGCCCGGCCCGTGCACAACCTCGTGGTCTCGAACGTCCCCGGCCCGCAGGGGCCGCTGTACATGCTGGGGTGTGAGGTCAAGGCGATGTACCCGCTCGGACCGATCTTCCACGGGTCGGGTCTGAACGTGACCGTGATGTCGCTGTCGGGCAATCTCGACATCGGAATCGTGTCGTGTCCCGAGCTGGTGCCGGACCTCTGGGACCTGGCCGACGCCTTCGACCTGGCGATGAAGGAACTCCTCGCCGCGGCGAAAGAGTGA
- the panB gene encoding 3-methyl-2-oxobutanoate hydroxymethyltransferase — MSEQSVYGAVAETTDSPRPRVKVRTHHLHKWKAEGHKWAMLTAYDYSTAAVFDSAEIPVLLVGDSAANVVYGYDTTVPVTLDELIPLVRGVVRGAPHALVVADLPFGSYEAGPAQALATATRMLKETGAHAVKLEGGERVADQIATVTAAGIPVMAHIGFTPQSVNGLGGFRVQGRGDAAEQTVHDAIAVQEAGAFAVVMEMVPAELATQITGKLTIPTVGIGAGPNCDAQVLVWQDMAGMTNGKTAKFVKRFGAVGDELRRAATDYAREVAGSTFPAEEHSY, encoded by the coding sequence ATGTCTGAGCAGTCTGTCTATGGTGCTGTCGCGGAAACCACTGATTCACCCAGGCCACGTGTCAAAGTACGCACCCACCATTTGCACAAATGGAAGGCCGAGGGTCACAAGTGGGCCATGCTGACGGCCTACGACTACTCCACCGCGGCGGTGTTCGACTCGGCCGAGATTCCGGTTCTGCTGGTCGGCGATTCGGCCGCCAACGTCGTCTACGGCTATGACACCACGGTGCCGGTGACCCTCGACGAGCTGATCCCGCTGGTCCGCGGCGTCGTTCGGGGTGCGCCCCACGCTCTCGTCGTGGCCGACCTGCCGTTCGGCAGTTACGAGGCAGGTCCGGCGCAGGCGCTCGCGACCGCGACGCGCATGCTCAAGGAGACCGGCGCGCACGCGGTGAAGCTCGAAGGCGGCGAGCGGGTCGCCGACCAGATCGCCACCGTGACCGCCGCGGGCATCCCGGTGATGGCCCACATCGGTTTCACCCCGCAGAGCGTCAACGGCCTCGGCGGATTCCGTGTTCAGGGCCGTGGAGACGCCGCCGAGCAGACGGTCCACGACGCCATTGCCGTCCAGGAGGCCGGGGCCTTCGCCGTCGTCATGGAGATGGTGCCCGCCGAACTGGCCACCCAGATCACCGGCAAGTTGACGATTCCCACGGTCGGTATCGGCGCCGGACCCAACTGCGACGCGCAGGTGCTGGTCTGGCAGGACATGGCCGGTATGACCAACGGCAAGACCGCCAAGTTCGTCAAGCGTTTCGGTGCCGTCGGCGACGAGTTGCGCCGCGCGGCCACCGATTACGCCCGCGAGGTGGCCGGCAGCACCTTTCCTGCCGAAGAGCACTCGTACTAG
- a CDS encoding enoyl-CoA hydratase/isomerase family protein, with product MTDFQTITLDQSGPIARLTLNRPEAANGMNDTMTRELAVAAARCDTPATKVVVITGAGRFFCAGGDLKDFASAPSRGRHLKGVADDLHRAISTFARMDAVVITAVNGVAAGAGFSLAVSGDLILAAESASFTMAYTRVGLSPDGSASYYLPRLIGIAKTKELMLTNRTLSSDDAAQWGLVTEVVADDQLAARADALADQMSTTSAGSNGGVKALLLDTFSNGLEQQMELEGRLIAQRAETADGREGVDAFLAKRKPVFGT from the coding sequence GTGACTGACTTCCAGACCATCACCCTCGATCAGTCGGGTCCCATCGCCCGACTCACGTTGAACCGGCCCGAGGCCGCAAACGGCATGAACGACACCATGACTCGGGAACTGGCTGTCGCAGCGGCCCGCTGCGACACCCCGGCGACCAAAGTGGTGGTCATCACCGGGGCGGGGCGGTTCTTCTGTGCCGGCGGTGACCTCAAAGACTTTGCATCGGCGCCCAGCCGGGGTCGTCACCTCAAGGGGGTCGCCGACGACCTGCATCGCGCGATCTCGACATTCGCCCGGATGGACGCCGTGGTGATCACCGCCGTGAACGGCGTCGCCGCCGGCGCAGGCTTCTCGCTGGCCGTGTCCGGTGATCTGATTCTGGCGGCGGAGTCGGCGTCGTTCACCATGGCCTACACCCGCGTGGGTCTGAGCCCCGACGGCAGCGCGTCGTACTACCTGCCGCGGCTCATCGGCATCGCCAAGACCAAGGAGCTGATGCTCACCAACCGCACCCTGTCGTCGGACGATGCCGCGCAATGGGGTCTGGTCACCGAGGTGGTCGCCGACGACCAGCTGGCAGCGCGCGCGGATGCACTCGCCGACCAGATGAGCACGACCTCGGCCGGCTCCAACGGCGGGGTCAAGGCGCTGTTGCTGGACACCTTCTCCAACGGCCTGGAACAGCAGATGGAGCTGGAGGGTCGTCTGATCGCCCAGCGCGCGGAGACTGCCGACGGGCGAGAGGGTGTCGACGCGTTCCTGGCCAAACGCAAGCCGGTGTTCGGAACCTAG
- a CDS encoding VOC family protein — MIKIASAHLWVHDQEVALKFWTDKVGMEVRQDVSLPDVDGIFRWLTVGPPGQDDVSIVLMAVPGEPVMDESTRKQVLDLTAKGFAGTIFLTTQDCRASFDELSARGVEFTEEPHEMPYGIDCGFRDPSGNSVRLTQLAEIPTGA; from the coding sequence ATGATCAAGATCGCCTCGGCCCACCTGTGGGTACACGACCAGGAAGTCGCGCTGAAGTTCTGGACCGACAAGGTCGGAATGGAAGTGCGCCAAGATGTTTCACTGCCCGACGTCGACGGCATCTTCCGCTGGCTGACGGTCGGGCCGCCCGGACAGGACGACGTCTCCATCGTGCTGATGGCAGTGCCCGGCGAGCCCGTCATGGACGAATCCACACGGAAGCAGGTGCTCGATCTGACCGCGAAGGGTTTTGCGGGCACCATATTCCTGACCACGCAGGATTGCCGCGCCAGCTTTGACGAGCTCTCGGCGCGCGGCGTGGAATTCACCGAGGAACCCCACGAGATGCCCTACGGCATCGACTGTGGATTCCGGGATCCCTCCGGCAACAGCGTCCGCCTCACCCAGCTTGCGGAAATCCCCACGGGCGCCTAG
- a CDS encoding helix-turn-helix transcriptional regulator — protein MAQAPPARHLMRAKDLVDARYSEPITVDDLAAAAGLSRAHFSRMFARCFGESPHAYLQTRRLERAASLLRHTDRSVADICVMVGLQSVGSFTTSFARTYGLPPAAYRASMPPAAVHARIPSCILSRDTRPKADSRVTAAAKTAHGEKTGRSPAS, from the coding sequence ATGGCGCAAGCTCCCCCTGCCCGCCATCTGATGCGGGCCAAGGATCTTGTCGACGCCCGGTATTCGGAGCCGATCACGGTCGACGACCTGGCGGCGGCGGCCGGGCTGTCGCGGGCCCACTTCAGTCGGATGTTCGCCAGGTGCTTCGGCGAATCGCCGCACGCATACCTGCAGACGCGCCGGCTGGAGCGAGCGGCGTCGCTGTTGCGTCACACCGACAGGTCGGTGGCCGACATCTGCGTGATGGTCGGTCTGCAGAGCGTGGGCTCGTTCACCACCAGCTTTGCCCGCACCTACGGATTGCCCCCTGCGGCGTACCGCGCGTCCATGCCGCCTGCCGCCGTCCATGCGCGGATTCCGAGCTGCATTCTGAGCCGCGACACCCGCCCCAAGGCGGACAGTCGCGTCACCGCGGCGGCCAAGACAGCACACGGGGAGAAGACGGGCCGATCCCCCGCGTCGTAA
- a CDS encoding CYTH and CHAD domain-containing protein: MAAKPPATSRYTETERKFEVVEATVSPSFEGLAAVGRVERAPSQSLAAVYFDTPDHDLARHRITLRRRTGGTDEGWHLKLPAGTDTRTEVHAPLSDDESPDQPAVPDSLRDVVLAIVRDRPLTPVARIDTLRVVERLYGPDGSAVAEFCDDHVTASAVGGDEQAWREWELELAPGTGTDVFDRLTNRLLDAGAAPAARGSKLARVLATSGADVAPADDATAAPTDAVRRAVSQHIAELVEWDRAVRSDAWDSVHQMRVTTRKIRSLLQSSEGSFDLADHEWILDELRELAGVLGIARDAEVLAERYEAALDKLPDTSVRGPVRERLVDGAKKRYETGWKRSLTAMRSQRYFRLLDALEALVATGPPQSASGEAPEELSIDSAYKRVRKAAKAARAAADADVDADEALHRIRKRAKQLRYTAAATGETKVADRAKAIQSLLGDHQDSVVSRTHLSRQAEVAHTAGEDTFTYGILYQQEADLAQRCEEQIEDALKKLDKSVKS; this comes from the coding sequence ATGGCCGCCAAACCGCCTGCAACCTCCAGATACACCGAGACCGAGCGCAAGTTCGAGGTGGTCGAGGCGACGGTGTCGCCCTCATTTGAGGGCCTGGCCGCTGTCGGGCGGGTCGAGCGGGCACCGTCACAGTCCCTCGCGGCTGTGTACTTCGACACTCCGGACCACGACCTGGCCCGGCACCGCATCACGCTGCGCCGCCGCACGGGCGGAACCGATGAGGGATGGCATCTGAAGTTGCCGGCCGGCACCGATACCCGTACCGAGGTGCACGCCCCTCTCTCCGATGACGAGTCGCCCGACCAGCCGGCCGTGCCGGACAGTTTGCGCGACGTGGTGCTGGCCATCGTGCGTGATCGCCCTCTGACGCCGGTGGCGCGCATCGACACCCTGCGGGTCGTCGAGAGGCTGTACGGGCCGGACGGTTCTGCAGTGGCCGAGTTCTGCGACGACCACGTGACCGCAAGCGCGGTGGGCGGCGACGAGCAGGCGTGGCGCGAATGGGAGCTCGAGTTGGCTCCGGGGACCGGAACGGACGTGTTCGACCGGTTGACCAACCGGCTGCTGGACGCCGGCGCCGCGCCGGCGGCGCGGGGGTCGAAGCTCGCTCGGGTGCTGGCGACGAGCGGCGCCGACGTGGCGCCCGCCGACGACGCCACCGCTGCGCCGACGGACGCGGTGCGGCGCGCGGTGTCCCAGCACATCGCCGAGCTGGTGGAGTGGGATCGTGCGGTCCGGTCCGACGCCTGGGATTCCGTGCACCAGATGCGGGTGACGACCCGCAAGATCCGCAGCCTGCTGCAGTCGTCGGAGGGATCGTTCGACCTCGCCGACCATGAGTGGATTCTCGACGAGCTGCGCGAGCTCGCGGGTGTCCTCGGCATCGCACGGGACGCGGAGGTTTTGGCCGAGCGATACGAAGCTGCGCTGGACAAGCTGCCTGACACGAGTGTGCGGGGACCGGTGCGGGAACGACTGGTCGACGGCGCCAAGAAGCGGTACGAGACGGGCTGGAAGCGGTCGCTGACGGCGATGCGGTCGCAGCGGTACTTCCGGCTGCTCGACGCGCTCGAGGCGCTGGTCGCCACCGGGCCGCCGCAGAGCGCCTCGGGTGAGGCGCCCGAGGAGCTGTCCATCGATTCCGCGTACAAGAGGGTCCGCAAGGCCGCCAAGGCTGCCCGCGCCGCGGCAGATGCCGATGTCGACGCCGACGAGGCGCTTCACCGGATTCGTAAGCGCGCCAAGCAGCTTCGATACACCGCTGCGGCGACCGGCGAGACCAAGGTGGCTGACCGCGCGAAGGCCATTCAGTCACTTCTGGGCGACCATCAAGACAGCGTGGTCAGTCGCACCCATCTGAGCCGGCAGGCCGAAGTCGCCCACACCGCCGGCGAGGACACCTTCACCTACGGAATCCTGTATCAGCAGGAAGCCGACCTGGCTCAGCGCTGCGAGGAGCAGATCGAGGACGCGCTGAAGAAGCTCGACAAGTCCGTCAAGTCCTGA
- a CDS encoding alpha/beta hydrolase: MTSTTGFARPGLLLATSVLLLAGCSQVVEGNALISVPRPGSPINWGPCETGPSDQVRIPQGAECGMLSVPVDWDNVDDPDGDVAQLGLLRIKATGEKIGSLIINPGGPGKSGKESAASMVSALPEELRERFDLVGFDPRGVASSTPTVWCNSDAENDRLRADNVVEYTPEGVAHLEKLTKEFVQRCVDKMGTDYLANIGTASVVKDLDALRQALGDEKLTFLGYSYGTRIGASYAEEFPQNVRAMVLDGAIDPNADPVEADVRQAAAFQQAFDDYATDCAIDPDCPLGTDPAKAVDVYHSLVWPLVDEPAATADPRNLSYNDAVVGTILPLYSPGLWRHLTAGLTEIKQGRGDTMLALADLYMGRDAQGHYNNGTDVRIAVNCVDKPAITDRATLVEQDRRVREAAPFMAYGEFTGLAPMSTCGMWPVPPTTTPHEINVNGLPPILVISTTNDPATPYQAGVDLARQLGGTLVTFEGTQHTVALQGDSCVDDIVTRYLVDVTVPSADTRC; this comes from the coding sequence ATGACCTCCACGACCGGGTTCGCGCGTCCCGGCCTCCTCCTCGCCACGTCGGTATTGCTGCTTGCCGGCTGCAGCCAGGTCGTGGAGGGCAACGCCCTGATCTCGGTGCCCCGGCCCGGCTCGCCCATCAACTGGGGGCCATGCGAGACGGGGCCGTCCGACCAGGTGCGCATCCCGCAGGGAGCCGAGTGCGGCATGCTCTCGGTGCCCGTGGACTGGGACAACGTCGACGACCCCGACGGTGACGTCGCCCAGCTCGGCCTGCTCCGCATCAAGGCCACCGGAGAGAAGATCGGGTCGTTGATCATCAACCCCGGCGGGCCGGGGAAGTCCGGCAAGGAGTCGGCTGCGTCGATGGTCTCGGCGCTGCCGGAGGAGTTGCGGGAGCGATTCGATCTGGTCGGCTTCGACCCGCGCGGCGTCGCGAGCTCCACGCCCACGGTGTGGTGCAACAGCGACGCCGAGAACGACCGGCTGCGCGCCGACAACGTCGTCGAGTACACCCCGGAAGGGGTGGCGCACCTGGAGAAGCTCACCAAGGAGTTCGTCCAGCGGTGCGTCGACAAGATGGGCACCGACTACCTCGCCAACATCGGAACTGCCAGCGTCGTCAAAGATCTTGACGCACTTCGTCAGGCGCTCGGCGACGAGAAGCTGACCTTCCTCGGCTACTCCTACGGCACCCGGATCGGCGCCAGCTATGCCGAGGAGTTTCCGCAGAACGTGCGCGCGATGGTGCTCGACGGCGCGATCGATCCCAACGCCGATCCGGTGGAAGCCGACGTCCGCCAGGCCGCGGCGTTCCAGCAGGCGTTCGACGACTACGCCACCGACTGTGCGATCGACCCGGACTGCCCGTTGGGGACCGACCCCGCCAAGGCCGTGGACGTGTACCACTCGCTGGTGTGGCCGCTGGTCGACGAGCCCGCCGCCACCGCCGACCCGCGCAACCTGAGCTACAACGATGCCGTCGTCGGCACGATCCTGCCGCTCTACTCGCCCGGATTGTGGCGCCACCTGACCGCCGGCCTCACGGAGATCAAGCAGGGCAGAGGCGACACGATGCTGGCGCTGGCCGACCTCTACATGGGCCGCGACGCGCAGGGGCACTACAACAACGGCACCGACGTACGCATCGCGGTCAACTGTGTGGACAAGCCGGCCATCACCGACCGGGCGACTCTGGTCGAGCAGGACCGCCGGGTCAGGGAAGCGGCCCCGTTCATGGCCTACGGCGAATTCACCGGGCTGGCACCGATGTCCACGTGTGGGATGTGGCCGGTGCCACCGACGACCACACCGCACGAGATCAACGTCAACGGGCTGCCCCCGATCCTCGTCATCTCCACCACCAACGACCCCGCCACGCCCTACCAGGCAGGGGTCGACCTGGCCCGGCAACTCGGCGGCACGCTGGTGACTTTCGAAGGCACCCAGCACACCGTTGCGCTCCAGGGTGATTCCTGCGTCGACGACATAGTCACGCGCTACCTTGTCGACGTGACGGTTCCGTCCGCGGACACGCGATGCTGA